Within Wyeomyia smithii strain HCP4-BCI-WySm-NY-G18 chromosome 2, ASM2978416v1, whole genome shotgun sequence, the genomic segment ATAATTTTACGCTTTCAGTGACGGCTCCACTCAGCTGCTATCCGGTTGTCTGCGAGATTTCCGTAACAAACCGTTCCCGACACGTGCCAAAATTGAGTACTACAACAACATCCTCACGGTGCTTTTCCACAACGGAATGACCAATAATGATCAGGACTACGAAATGTGCTTCCGTGCGGAGAATGTGGTGCTGCCGAAAACTGGTCACTTTGGTATTTCTGCCGCTACCGGTGGATTAGCGGACGATCACGACGTGTTCCATTTCCTCACAACTTCGCTGCACATTCCCGGGCAAATCAAGGAAGAAGTGCCCCATGATCAAGATCAAGCCAAACTAACGCAAGAATATCAGGACTACCAGAAAAAGTTGGAACTGCAAAAGGAGGAATATCGCAAAGAACATCCCGATGAGAACAAAGAAGATCTAGACAACTGGTTCGAAGATTACAACGCCCGGGAGCTACGGCAAATCTGGGAAGCTCAGACCGCAACCCACGAGCAGTTGAGAACGCTCGGCACAAAGCTGGATGAGGTTATCGGTCGTCAGGAGCGTACCCTCGGTCTACTGTCGGTTCAGGGTGGTACCGGTGTACCTCCACCTCAGCATGCCGGAGCACCCCAAATCGGGGCTGGAGCTGGAGCCGGAGTTCAGCGACATGAAATAGAGGTGATGGTGCAGAATCAGAATATAATGGTTCAAACTGTACGCGAAATTCGTTCTATCATTGGTGAAGTTCATGGCAGGGCCGAGTCCATACTGAAAAACCAGGCACAGGCACCGACTGCACAAATTCAGGGTGGCGGCTACGATATGCAGAGCCTGATGCACGAAATGCGTGACGGTATGAACCAGGTAAAGCAGGGAATGGCGAGCGTTTCCCAGAGGTaataaacctttacatttttggtttttgttcttgaGATAATTTATGAATTTCTTTCTAACAGACTCCAACAACCTCTAGCCCAGGCCGGTGTAGCCTGTCCCACTCAGAACTGCCTCAATATGACGGCTTTCCTGGTGACGATTGTTGTGCACTTGTTAGTGATACTAGGCTACAATATTTACAGGTAAGTAAACAAAAAAGCgttcaaaaataatgaaaatctgtTCACCTTCTCTTCGGTTTGATTTTCCGCAGAGACAGTAAGGATGCGCAAGCGAAAAAGTTCTACTAAACGGGAGCCTACCCATCAACCACTAGTTGATACGAGACAAACAAGACGAGAGAGCGAGTGTGTGTGAAAACAATACATATAGGTGTCAAATCTTTGCTGATACTAGCGCAATATACAGACTGTTTATCCAACTAATCGATGCAACCAACCAACCAACCGTACAGTACAGTTTCATTGTGATTAcgattattattatttactGCATGTTATAGAAAGCTTCTACTTTGGATTATAAAATTGCATTAGAAAGAAGCAACTTTTGTTCAAAACAACAATTTCAGAAGGATTGGAACGTACAATTGTTTGTAGCAAATAGGATAGTTAGGTAACACCACGCAAAACTAGCGGTAACCGATAGGTAAGAGTCGGCGCGTATAGAGCATTTATTACTTAATCGCACAACAGCGAAATTTGATATCCTTGTATCCTGGCATGTTGAGCATAGTATCGCGATAGTTCTACACATCTTCTGTTGAACTGTCTACTTATTGAACCGATTGAGGTTGATTTTTTGGTTGTTTCTCATATAGTCACTGTAATGTTGCATCCAGTCACTTCAAGAGTGACTCGATATACCTGCGGCAAGAAACATTGCATCTTTGCGCAATACAGCAGATATGTACGACGTTGCGTCTCGGCGTTGTCTTGCaacaccttttttttttcattattttgttcttttgaagaatgtttttttcggtgtaTGTAAATGTGTATTATGTTCGTGTATTTAATTCACAAGAGCGagaattatttaaaaataaacaaagtttattaaaaaatgtaatatttgttattttagaaGTAAGAAACGAAAAGAATAATCAATAAGATTTTTCGAAATGCTCGGACGTTGCACACTTCGAGAACTCGTTTGTAACCTGAGTATCGATGAAATGAAGAAAGTGCATAAAATCTCTGAACTGTGTAAtgctttttaaaaattttaggcAATCAAGGGCTACCCACAGAGAAGGAGAAATTTTATCATCTTTGGCATCTCATATTCTTCTGAAAAGTTTAAATGCataaggtttcaaaattttgagctTTGACGACGAATTAAGAATAACAAGTGTTAGTAATGGAGCAATTATCGCTGAAAGCCAACTGGTGACACGAAATAAAGTCTTTTTATGCGAGGATACGcagcgcgtaaaaaaaccgcttaaattccaaaatttgcgaaaaataaGGCGCAAGTtctgaaatccgcgtaaaaactcCATCATTTCTGCTtaatactttcgaaaaagaatcaataaCAGTGTTATTTCCACCTGCGATTTAAACTGAATAtcaaggagaaaaaaataaaaaggttaGACCAAATCAGTGAATGTTCAGTAAATGAATTAAGTAAACTTATCGGACACtcgatttgaaaataaaaaaaaacttttaaaacatacctcgtaaaaaaactacTTTTCTGGGAAAtttgcgtaaattccggaatccgcgtaagaactCAGTCTATTTCAAAAAGGATAGTTTTGAGtcaaaataattgaaagtagtgaaaaaatgagaaa encodes:
- the LOC129724704 gene encoding protein ERGIC-53, whose protein sequence is MAVFRLTCLSTFLLLATAAIVGSSLPGVNGNTHLVHRRFEYKYSFKPPYLAQKDGTVPFWEYGGNAIASSENVRIAPSLRSQKGAIWTKHKTSFDWWEVDIVFRVSGRGRIGADGLAFWYTAEKGDYNGDVFGSSDQWVGLAIFFDSFDNDNKHNNPYISAVLNDGTKKFDHQNDGSTQLLSGCLRDFRNKPFPTRAKIEYYNNILTVLFHNGMTNNDQDYEMCFRAENVVLPKTGHFGISAATGGLADDHDVFHFLTTSLHIPGQIKEEVPHDQDQAKLTQEYQDYQKKLELQKEEYRKEHPDENKEDLDNWFEDYNARELRQIWEAQTATHEQLRTLGTKLDEVIGRQERTLGLLSVQGGTGVPPPQHAGAPQIGAGAGAGVQRHEIEVMVQNQNIMVQTVREIRSIIGEVHGRAESILKNQAQAPTAQIQGGGYDMQSLMHEMRDGMNQVKQGMASVSQRLQQPLAQAGVACPTQNCLNMTAFLVTIVVHLLVILGYNIYRDSKDAQAKKFY